A genomic stretch from Clavelina lepadiformis chromosome 5, kaClaLepa1.1, whole genome shotgun sequence includes:
- the LOC143460398 gene encoding uncharacterized protein LOC143460398 has product MEDWLHCNHCFVPFHNKPKGCAFYLTNCAHVFCSNCEKEATSPVCEVCKQKCCTTQLNEKLDASVAMFFKPSANLHKKALEVENFQSKQRKMFFKALAQKDEHHAKLLRGAMETVEHLKKENAELKRIIVKNRANISISPKSPRHPSPTADRSPRSSPSHSPQRISPSKSHKTPPTHIPRTSHTQFPSHNPLHPTDRKPPPCYSSAPCTPNQIGVIGGHQHLMNTAEKKRVSLRSPPVDGKIYSPTNKSPSKPQAFKSQGIISQPAIKRSYPGSLSSYPSAPSPASTSVLQKRNYNFPQPSPKPFGTTPPSTPKFPRSISASCPITPENKLHAYYAMLEKRRR; this is encoded by the exons ATGGAAGATTGGCTGCATTGTAATCATTGTTTTGTGCCTTTCCATAACAAGCCAAAGGGTTGCGCTTTTTACCTAACCAACTGCGCACATGTCTTCTGTTCCAACTGTGAAAAAGAAG CAACTTCTCCAGTTTGTGAAGTCTGCAAACAAAAATGCTGTACCACACAACTCAACGAAAAG CTAGATGCAAGTGTGGCGATGTTTTTCAAACCATCTGCGAATTTACATAAGAAAGCATTGGAg gtggaaaattttcaaagcaaacaaCGTAAGATGTTCTTTAAGGCCTTGGCGCAGAAG GATGAACACCATGCTAAGCTATTACGTGGTGCAATGGAAACTGTTGA gcatttaaaaaaagaaaacgctGAACTTAAAAGAATCATAGTTAAGAACAGAGCGAACATCAG CATTTCACCAAAATCACCACGGCATCCATCCCCCACTGCAG ATCGATCACCACGTTCATCGCCATCTCACTCCCCGCAGCGAATATCTCCAAGTAAAAGCCACAAAACTCCGCCTACGCACATTCCACGGACGTCTCACACACAATTTCCTTCGCACAATCCCCTACACCCGACCGACAGGAAGCCTCCACCCTGTTACAGCAGTGCACCTTGCAC ACCGAATCAAATTGGTGTTATTGGTGGCCACCAGCATCTAATGAAC ACTGCAGAAAAGAAAAGAGTTTCTCTGAGATCTCCCCCGGTTGATGGAAAGATAT ATTCGCCAACCAACAAGTCTCCATCCAAACCTCAAGCCTTCAAGTCGCAGGGAATAATTTCTCAGCCTGCGAT AAAAAGATCCTATCCCGGATCATTGTCATCTTATCCTTCTGCACCGTCTCCTGCGTCTACATCCGTCCTCCAGAAGCGCAATTACAACTTCCCTCAACCCTCACCGA AACCTTTTGGTACAACGCCACCTTCTACACCAAAGTTCCCAAGATCAATCAG CGCGTCATGCCCAATAACCCCGGAGAATAAACTCCACGCATATTACGCCATGTTAGAAAAACGGCGCCGCTGA
- the LOC143460736 gene encoding integrator complex subunit 9-like isoform X1, with product MKLYNLSASDTCPCVVMKFKTCTIMFDCTLDLSSLNYFLPSCLVNNARLMNLPKWKLKDENGILVTDSDLKECSGKIFVDSSPEFCFPETELLDLSTVDIILISNSHTILALPFITEYFGFHGTIYATEPTHQLGKLLMEELIEYCHRVPKSNQATKWKNRKLKKQLPSSLSSCWDQDVSSWRHCYSSDDLQSALSRMHVVRFAETVSIFGALKVTAYSSGYSLGSCNWLVESDFEKITYLSSSSSLTTHSQPLDSKFLSNSDLLIFAGLTQAPTHNPDSMLAELCSCLGKTVKAKGNVLIPCLPFGLLYDLLECLLSYMETSNIINVPIYLVSPSAKASLALSQINAEWLHPNKQNKAYLPEPPFPHDELIQLGRLKVFSGTFDGLSSGFKKPCIVFAGHPSLRFGDAVHFIEMWRKSPLNSIIFVEPNFSYLDALAPFQPLTAKVFHYPIDTRTNHQDASRLIDSLHPAQVVAPLSYMKAPLTFPHRTDLKLNLGCPMNILEKSAVLSLNVKRKHEMVDLEPELASSLLPSEILPGVLMAPISAQIVTRDNKHILKPIHKRTSIGRKRKFHEEVVHRPLLCGKLNVGSFVENLKQEGLADVKVEEGSAGKIILLQDTVIQIEGDSTHIVCQGNETLRVKLRDILLKNLDGI from the exons ATGAAGCTA TACAACCTGTCAGCAAGTGATACATGCCCTTGTGTGGTGATGAAATTCAAGACGTGCACAATCATGTTTGACTGTACCTTAGATCTATCGTCACTTAACTATTTTCTTCCATCTTGCTTAGTTAATAA cGCAAGACTAATGAATCTGCCAAAGTGGAAGTTAAAGGATGAAAATGGAATTTTAGTGACTGATTCG GACTTGAAAGAATGTtctggaaaaatatttgttgataGTTCACCTGAATTTTGCTTTCCAGAG ACTGAGCTGCTTGACCTATCTACAGTTGACATTATTCTGATTTCAAATTCACACACAATATTGGCATTGCCATTCATTACAGAG TACTTCGGTTTTCATGGAACAATCTATGCTACTGAACCAACTCACCAGCTAGGCAA ATTACTCATGGAAGAGCTGATAGAGTACTGCCACCGTGTGCCTAAAAGCAATCAAGCGACAAAAtggaaaaatagaaaattaaaaaa GCAACTTCCTTCGTCTCTATCATCTTGCTGGGATCAAGATGTATCGTCATGGCGACATTGCTACAGTTCAGACGACCTGCAGTCTGCTTTGTCAAGGATGCACGTTGTGAGATTCGCAGAAACTGTG AGTATCTTTGGGGCATTGAAAGTCACAGCTTACAGTTCTGGATATTCACTTGGAAGCTGCAATTGGCTTGTGGAGTCTGATTTTGAAAag ATCACCTACTTGTCTAGTAGTTCATCTCTAACCACCCATTCCCAGCCTCTCGATTCGAAGTTTCTAAGCAACAGTGACCTTCTAATATTCGCCGGCCTAACACAAGCTCCAACCCATAACCCAGATAGCATGCTGGCTGAACTCTGTTCATGTTTAG GTAAAACGGTTAAAGCAAAAGGCAATGTCTTGATTCCTTGTCTTCCGTTTGGACTTCTATATGATCTTCTTGAATGCTTACTCTCCTATATGGAGACATCTAATATTATCAATGTTCCAATCTACCTGGTTTCTCCGAGCGCAAAAGCTTCGCTTGCACTATCACAGATCAATGCAGAATG GCTACATCCCAACAAGCAAAACAAAGCATATCTTCCTGAACCCCCCTTTCCACACGATGAGTTGATTCAACTGGGTAGACTAAAAGTGTTTTCTGGCACTTTCG ATGGGCTTTCATCAGGATTTAAGAAACCATGCATCGTTTTTGCGGGCCACCCTTCATTACGGTTTGGTGACGCTGTTCATTTTATCGAAATGTGGAGAAAAAGTCCACTGAACAGTATTATATTTGTCG aGCCAAATTTTTCCTACCTGGATGCTTTGGCTCCATTTCAACCACTCACGGCCAAGGTCTTTCATTACCCAATCGATACACGAACCAACCATCAAGATGCCAGTCGCTTAATTGACAGTCTTCATCCCGCCCAGGTGGTGGCGCCATTGAGTTATATGAAAGCTCCATTGACTTTTCCTCATCGAACTGATCTCAAGTTGAATTTG GGATGCCCAATGAACATTCTTGAAAAGTCAGCAGTTTTAAGTTTAAACGtgaaaagaaaacatgaaatggTTGATCTGGAACCAGAG CTTGCTTCTTCGCTTCTGCCATCAGAAATCCTACCTGGCGTCTTGATGGCGCCAATTTCTGCACAAATCGTGACCAGAGACAACAAACATATCCTGAAG CCAATCCACAAACGCACTTCTATCGGCCGAAAACGAAAATTTCACGAAGAAGTTGTTCACAGGCCGTTACTTTGTGGAAAACTCAACGTCGGTTCGTTTGTGGAGAATCTAAAGCAG GAAGGTTTGGCAGATGTGAAAGTTGAAGAGGGTAGTGCAGGAAAAATCATATTGCTG CAAGACACAGTCATTCAAATAGAGGGGGATTCGACGCATATCGTCTGCCAAGGAAATGAAACCCTGCGTGTAAAACTACGAGATATTCTTCTTAAGAACCTGGATGGCATTTAG
- the LOC143460399 gene encoding contactin-associated protein-like 5, which produces MFGKPAMDMFAVELLLLSVLSGVSSQTVTEDEAKCGQQTTINYVYGADNVQTPEMGVRVPSQLHAGPPGKSGAPGQKGQKGDAAGTAYLQSEMQMLKDRITTLERELEKRTLPLSCDYINGTETDSGNYLISPNPNFPFIVHCKFSGSIRETVIEHNSKDEVRINGCEPNYCYRRKITYAAALSQITALIQQSSNCKQYIKLRCNGVLFNHASGGRAIQWISRSGTPVEYWGGATSLRPGYCACGETGSCRETNRKCNCDSNKGPETSDEGFLTDKNTLPVMEVQIGDNGDNSEIAWYSLGPLICSGRA; this is translated from the exons ATGTTTGGTAAGCCAGCAATGGACATGTTTGCTGTGGAGTTACTGCTGTTATCTGTGCTAAGCGGAGTTAGCTCTCAGACTGTCACCGAAGACGAGGCAAAGTGTGGACAACAAACCACTATCAACTACGTCTACGGAGCTGACAACGTGCAAACACCTGAAATGGGCGTACGCGTGCCTAGTCAACTTCACGCGGGACCACCTGGAAAATCAGGCGCTCCAGGGCAAAAAGGACAAAAG GGAGACGCGGCAGGAACAGCTTATTTACAATCTGAAATGCAGATGCTGAAAGACCGAATAACTACATTAGAAAGAGAACTGG aaaagagaactctacCGCTCTCTTGTGATTATATCAATGGAACTGAGACAGATTCGGGCAATTATTTAATTTCTCCTAATCCAAACTTTCCGTTTATCGTTCACTGCAAGTTTTCTGGCTCTATAAGAG AAACCGTTATTGAACACAACTCCAAAGATGAAGTTAGAATCAATGGGTGTGAACCAAACTATTGTTATCGGCGCAAAATAACCTACGCAGCAGCATTGTCACAGATTACTGCATTGATTCAACAATCAAGTAACTGCAAGCAGTACATAAAG CTTCGATGTAATGGAGTACTATTTAACCACGCCTCTGGTGGTCGGGCAATTCAGTGGATATCACGAAGCGGAACGCCGGTTGAATATTGGGGAGGAGCTACTTCTCTTAGACCGGGATATTGCGCATGTGGAGAAACAG GTAGCTGCCGTGAAACCAATCGCAAATGTAATTGTGATTCCAACAAAGGCCCAGAGACATCAGATGAAGGTTTCTTAACCGACAAAAACACATTGCCAGTTATGGAAGTGCAGATAGGAGATAACGGCGATAATTCAGAAATTGCTTGGTATTCGTTGGGTCCCTTAATATGCAGTGGCCGCGCATGA
- the LOC143460734 gene encoding chloride channel CLIC-like protein 1: protein MRYCGFILLLTVSVSVSYCQEIPEDEWVDPGDMLTFDPVLKKNRKLPNDDQITDPAVRKGTTEVRHQKQCPTCPDCPKCSEAVAQKCSCDSPSIISDSVEFESMFIKRLAAVFQRKLLDLGQPPDFTEYDLRVELDKRDWNILQDFIDDSSHISVQEVTEIIENSFKKVFPTHNDRQARWRWKFEDTFLIEVDDAIKFCVVLWLLVAILSFEVFSSISWSSQLKRFFVVMFLLSFIWTWRHQYQLAVAESMSSATDVPEHCKKSDHVHSFAEDVSNIARYYFSTGKDPCVKYHEAYINPILKVPPTKILAVTISGFVFEPLSHMGAAFSKTFNNMFAELPVQLWIPAFVFVIIAMLAAILLLTICFGYSWNLHLPFWSGIEIGPQRYIDNTPQMNQMLTDQRQQIETLQNFLQNIDQPLQNAPAIEAPPRQGNGWFSGLRRWFSRSPQTPSASPPSTEPSNTTDFPMPAPPPTSASLTSQGGTRAPNLSQQMQECPYPNFNPRTVSQPHLPYPPSPFIPAQQQPVHRSNSSPTSDADHSSFDGLRYRGTPRPCPVDTSEDSVYDGLENTHLGNPPPYSSRLDEAGDRRPTVHVGFARHVVDERPPSYRDDNNETKPMVSAQTSAVTTTAEEVVDADNESTTSSVEVLSFDHNDDHL, encoded by the exons atgCGTTATTGTGGCTTCATTTTGTTGTTGACTGTGTCTGTCTCTGTGTCCTATTGTCAGGAAATACCTGAAGATGAATGGGTCGATCCTGGTGACATGTTGACATTCGATCCCGTACTGAAAAAGAATCGAAAGCTTCCA AATGATGATCAAATAACTGACCCAGCTGTAAGAAAAGGGACTACTGAAGTCAGACATCAAAAGCAGTGTCCTACATGTCCTGATTGCCCGAAGTGCTCCGAAGCAGTTGCACAGAAATGCTCGTGTGACAGTCCTTCTATCATATCTGACTCAG TGGAATTTGAATCTATGTTTATAAAGAGACTTGCTGCTGTATTTCAACGAAAACTGCTTGATTTAGGCCAA CCTCCAGATTTTACTGAATACGACCTACGAGTTGAACTTGATAAGCGTGATTGGAACATTTTGCAAGACTTTATCGATGATTCCTCTCATATTTCTGTTCAG GAGGTAACAGAAATAATAGAAAATtcattcaaaaaagtttttccaaCCCATAACGATCGCCAAGCAAGATGGCGTTGGAAGTTTGAGGATACATTTCTTATAGAGGTCGATGACGCAATTAAG ttttgtgttGTGCTTTGGTTGCTTGTTGCAATTCTTTCCTTCGAAGTCTTTAGTTCCATCTCCTGGTCATCTCAGCTGAAGAGATTTTTTGTCGTCATGTTTTTGTTGAGCTTTATCTGGACTTGGAGGCATCAGTATCAG ctgGCAGTTGCTGAAAGTATGTCATCAGCTACCGATGTGCCAGAGCACTGCAAGAAAAGTGACCATGTTCATTCATTTGCAGAAGATGTGTCCAACATTGCAAGATATTATTTTAG CACTGGCAAAGATCCTTGTGTAAAATATCATGAAGCTTACATCAATCCTATTCTTAAAGTACCACCGACGAAA ATACTGGCAGTAACAATATCAGGATTTGTATTCGAACCCTTGTCCCACATGGGAGCGGCTTTTAGCAAAACTTTCAACAATATGTTTGCTGAGTTACCAGTGCAGTTATGGATTCCAGCATTTGTGTTTGTCATTATTGCTATGCTTGCAGCTATTCTTTTACTGACAA tttgcttTGGATATAGCTGGAATCTTCATCTGCCGTTTTGGTCAGGAATAGAAATCGGTCCACAACGATATATAGATAATACTCCTCAAATGAATCAAATGCTAACCGATCAGAG GCAGCAGATCGAAACTCtgcaaaattttcttcaaaatattGACCAGCCACTACAAAACGCACCTGCCATAGAAGCACCACCACGACAAGGCAACGGTTGGTTTTCCGGTCTGCGGAGGTGGTTTTCAAGGAGCCCTCAGACACCTTCAGCATCACCACCTTCTACAGAGCCATCAAACACCACGGACTTCCCCATGCCCGCTCCTCCACCAACTTCAGCAAGCCTGACGTCACAGGGTGGTACAAGAGCCCCCAATCTTTCTCAGCAAATGCAGGAATGCCCTTACCCTAATTTTAACCCAAGAACGGTATCTCAACCCCACCTACCATATCCCCCGTCTCCATTCATCCCTGCCCAGCAACAGCCAGTGCACCGCTCAAATTCCTCACCAACCAGTGATGCTGACCACAGTAGTTTTGACGGGTTGCGTTATCGTGGAACCCCTCGACCTTGCCCTGTAGATACCAGTGAAGATAGTGTTTACGATGGCCTTGAAAACACGCACCTGG GAAATCCACCACCTTACTCAAGTAGACTGGATGAAGCTGGAGATCGCCGTCCAACCgt GCACGTGGGTTTCGCCCGCCATGTGGTTGATGAACGGCCTCCGTCATACAGAGATGACAATAATGAAACGAAACCAATGGTTAGTGCTCAAACCTCAGCAGTAACCACAACAGCTGAGGAAGTTGTTGATGCGGATAATGAGAGTACGACGTCCAGTGTGGAGGTCTTATCGTTTGACCATAATGATGACCACCTTTGA
- the LOC143460736 gene encoding integrator complex subunit 9-like isoform X2, with amino-acid sequence MNLPKWKLKDENGILVTDSDLKECSGKIFVDSSPEFCFPETELLDLSTVDIILISNSHTILALPFITEYFGFHGTIYATEPTHQLGKLLMEELIEYCHRVPKSNQATKWKNRKLKKQLPSSLSSCWDQDVSSWRHCYSSDDLQSALSRMHVVRFAETVSIFGALKVTAYSSGYSLGSCNWLVESDFEKITYLSSSSSLTTHSQPLDSKFLSNSDLLIFAGLTQAPTHNPDSMLAELCSCLGKTVKAKGNVLIPCLPFGLLYDLLECLLSYMETSNIINVPIYLVSPSAKASLALSQINAEWLHPNKQNKAYLPEPPFPHDELIQLGRLKVFSGTFDGLSSGFKKPCIVFAGHPSLRFGDAVHFIEMWRKSPLNSIIFVEPNFSYLDALAPFQPLTAKVFHYPIDTRTNHQDASRLIDSLHPAQVVAPLSYMKAPLTFPHRTDLKLNLGCPMNILEKSAVLSLNVKRKHEMVDLEPELASSLLPSEILPGVLMAPISAQIVTRDNKHILKPIHKRTSIGRKRKFHEEVVHRPLLCGKLNVGSFVENLKQEGLADVKVEEGSAGKIILLQDTVIQIEGDSTHIVCQGNETLRVKLRDILLKNLDGI; translated from the exons ATGAATCTGCCAAAGTGGAAGTTAAAGGATGAAAATGGAATTTTAGTGACTGATTCG GACTTGAAAGAATGTtctggaaaaatatttgttgataGTTCACCTGAATTTTGCTTTCCAGAG ACTGAGCTGCTTGACCTATCTACAGTTGACATTATTCTGATTTCAAATTCACACACAATATTGGCATTGCCATTCATTACAGAG TACTTCGGTTTTCATGGAACAATCTATGCTACTGAACCAACTCACCAGCTAGGCAA ATTACTCATGGAAGAGCTGATAGAGTACTGCCACCGTGTGCCTAAAAGCAATCAAGCGACAAAAtggaaaaatagaaaattaaaaaa GCAACTTCCTTCGTCTCTATCATCTTGCTGGGATCAAGATGTATCGTCATGGCGACATTGCTACAGTTCAGACGACCTGCAGTCTGCTTTGTCAAGGATGCACGTTGTGAGATTCGCAGAAACTGTG AGTATCTTTGGGGCATTGAAAGTCACAGCTTACAGTTCTGGATATTCACTTGGAAGCTGCAATTGGCTTGTGGAGTCTGATTTTGAAAag ATCACCTACTTGTCTAGTAGTTCATCTCTAACCACCCATTCCCAGCCTCTCGATTCGAAGTTTCTAAGCAACAGTGACCTTCTAATATTCGCCGGCCTAACACAAGCTCCAACCCATAACCCAGATAGCATGCTGGCTGAACTCTGTTCATGTTTAG GTAAAACGGTTAAAGCAAAAGGCAATGTCTTGATTCCTTGTCTTCCGTTTGGACTTCTATATGATCTTCTTGAATGCTTACTCTCCTATATGGAGACATCTAATATTATCAATGTTCCAATCTACCTGGTTTCTCCGAGCGCAAAAGCTTCGCTTGCACTATCACAGATCAATGCAGAATG GCTACATCCCAACAAGCAAAACAAAGCATATCTTCCTGAACCCCCCTTTCCACACGATGAGTTGATTCAACTGGGTAGACTAAAAGTGTTTTCTGGCACTTTCG ATGGGCTTTCATCAGGATTTAAGAAACCATGCATCGTTTTTGCGGGCCACCCTTCATTACGGTTTGGTGACGCTGTTCATTTTATCGAAATGTGGAGAAAAAGTCCACTGAACAGTATTATATTTGTCG aGCCAAATTTTTCCTACCTGGATGCTTTGGCTCCATTTCAACCACTCACGGCCAAGGTCTTTCATTACCCAATCGATACACGAACCAACCATCAAGATGCCAGTCGCTTAATTGACAGTCTTCATCCCGCCCAGGTGGTGGCGCCATTGAGTTATATGAAAGCTCCATTGACTTTTCCTCATCGAACTGATCTCAAGTTGAATTTG GGATGCCCAATGAACATTCTTGAAAAGTCAGCAGTTTTAAGTTTAAACGtgaaaagaaaacatgaaatggTTGATCTGGAACCAGAG CTTGCTTCTTCGCTTCTGCCATCAGAAATCCTACCTGGCGTCTTGATGGCGCCAATTTCTGCACAAATCGTGACCAGAGACAACAAACATATCCTGAAG CCAATCCACAAACGCACTTCTATCGGCCGAAAACGAAAATTTCACGAAGAAGTTGTTCACAGGCCGTTACTTTGTGGAAAACTCAACGTCGGTTCGTTTGTGGAGAATCTAAAGCAG GAAGGTTTGGCAGATGTGAAAGTTGAAGAGGGTAGTGCAGGAAAAATCATATTGCTG CAAGACACAGTCATTCAAATAGAGGGGGATTCGACGCATATCGTCTGCCAAGGAAATGAAACCCTGCGTGTAAAACTACGAGATATTCTTCTTAAGAACCTGGATGGCATTTAG